Proteins encoded by one window of Streptosporangiales bacterium:
- a CDS encoding acyl-CoA dehydrogenase has protein sequence MLRSALRQLADDKIAPRAAEVDERSEFPQDVYDALVQSDFHAPHIPEAYGGTGADALATCLVIEEIARACATSSLIPAVNKLGTMPILLAASDEVKQRYLPPVADGSAMFSYCLSESDAGSDAANMRTKAVRDGDAWVLDGTKRW, from the coding sequence ATGCTCCGGTCCGCGCTGCGCCAGCTCGCGGACGACAAGATCGCCCCACGCGCCGCGGAGGTCGACGAGAGGTCCGAGTTCCCGCAGGACGTCTACGACGCCCTGGTGCAGTCCGACTTCCACGCGCCCCACATCCCCGAGGCGTACGGCGGCACCGGCGCTGACGCGCTCGCGACGTGCCTGGTGATCGAGGAGATCGCCCGCGCGTGCGCGACATCGTCGCTCATCCCCGCGGTCAACAAGCTCGGCACGATGCCGATCCTGCTGGCGGCGTCCGACGAGGTGAAGCAGCGCTACCTGCCGCCGGTCGCCGACGGCAGCGCGATGTTCTCGTACTGCCTGTCCGAGTCGGATGCCGGCAGTGACGCGGCCAACATGCGCACCAAGGCGGTGCGGGACGGCGACGCGTGGGTGCTCGACGGCACCAAGCGCTGG